The proteins below come from a single Zea mays cultivar B73 chromosome 8, Zm-B73-REFERENCE-NAM-5.0, whole genome shotgun sequence genomic window:
- the LOC103635584 gene encoding uncharacterized protein isoform X2 translates to MAEDSGAILRHISSVKDMVDKVNEEIEQNIQKTREIESEIVQHSETEKHYLNKESELTKEVSVTEFELNGLIQVAASESDLLKVAEGNLEFQKVAHDVIRKRVSDKMEKFINESMGFQANMLKSSNEDLVLLLNEKSSLEDESAKLKVKINSIHSSSKEYIAEILEEVNTENSAACHSSQEV, encoded by the exons ATGGCGGAGGATTCTGGCGCCATCCTCCGCCACATCTCCTCCGTCAAGGATATGGTCGACAAG GTTAATGAAGAGATTGAACAAAACATACAGAAGACCAGGGAAATAGAATCAGAGATAGTGCAACATTCTGAAACCGAAAAGCACTATCTCAACAAGGAGTCTGAGTTGACAAAAGAAGTATCAGTTACTGAGTTTGAACTCAATGGTCTTATCCAAGTGGCTG CTTCTGAATCAGATTTACTTAAAGTGGCAGAGGGAAATTTGGAGTTCCAGAAAGTTGCTCACGATGTGATTCGGAAAAGAGTTTCTGATAAGAT GGAAAAATTCATCAATGAATCTATGGGGTTTCAAGCCAATATGCTCAAAAGTTCAAATGAGGATTTAGTTCTCTTACTGAATGAAAAAAGTTCACTGGAGGATGAAAGTGCGAAATTGAAAGTGAAGATAAACAGTATACATAGTTCATCCAAGGAATACATTGCAGAGATTCTTGAGGAAGTGAATACAGAAAATTCAG